Genomic window (Flavobacteriales bacterium):
ACGTGGCATCGGCCCCTTTGCACAGCGCCAACGGATTGAAGGGATGGTCGGTGCTGCCCATCGGGGAGCTCTTCGATATCACGCCCTCCGGTGAGGTGGGCGAGTACTGCCCCTTGGTGAGGCCGTAGATCTCGTTGTTGAAGAGCAGCACGTTGAGGTCCACATTGCGGCGTAGCAGGTGGATGAGGTGGTTGCCGCCAATGCTGAGCGAATCGCCGTCGCCGGTGATCACCCACACGCTGAGGTCGGGCTGCACGCTGCGCATGCCGCTGGCGATCGCCGGGGCGCGCCCGTGGATGCTGTGCATGCCGTACGTGTCGAGGTAGTACGGGAATCTTGAAGAGCAGCCGATGCCGCTGATGAAGACGATCTCCTCCTTCGGGCGGCCGTGCTGCGCGAGCACGCTCTCCACCTGTTTCAGGATGGAATAATCGCCGCAGCCGGGGCACCAGCGCACTTGTTGGTCGCTCGTGTAATCGAGCTTCTTCGGCGCGGGGGCAGTTGGTTGGATCGTGCTCATGGCTTCAACAATTTCAGAACGCCAGCACGGATCTCCTCGGATGCGAACGGCATGCCTTGCACCTTGTTGAGCCCTTGGGCATCCACTAAGTATTCCGCG
Coding sequences:
- a CDS encoding 2-oxoacid:ferredoxin oxidoreductase subunit beta, with protein sequence MSTIQPTAPAPKKLDYTSDQQVRWCPGCGDYSILKQVESVLAQHGRPKEEIVFISGIGCSSRFPYYLDTYGMHSIHGRAPAIASGMRSVQPDLSVWVITGDGDSLSIGGNHLIHLLRRNVDLNVLLFNNEIYGLTKGQYSPTSPEGVISKSSPMGSTDHPFNPLALCKGADATFIARSMDRDPKHLREMLLRADAHRGTSILEIYQNCNVFNDGAFEVFTEKASKAAHTLFVEHGKPMLFGNGTKGIKLDGMTPVVVDLAAGEASVEDLWVHDERDLFKASILVRLFDDPRKTDALPRPFGVFYVNERQTHETKMNAQMALAKQKKGDGDLDALLRGENVWTIG